CGGTGGCGGGCTCCGACCTGTCCCGCCGGATCGAGCTGGACGGCCCGGACGACGAGCTGAAGGAGCTGGCGGACACCTTCGACGACATGCTGGAGCGGCTCCAGCGCGCCTTCACCGCCCAGCAGCGCTTCGTCGGCAACGCCTCGCACGAGCTGCGGACACCGCTGGCGATCAACCGCACGCTCCTGGAGGTGCACCTGTCCGACCCGAACGCCCCGGTGGAGCTCCAGCAGCTCGGCAAGACGCTGCTGGCCACCAACGAGCGCAGCGAGCAGCTCGTCGAGGGCCTGCTGCTGCTCGCCCGCAGCGACAACCAGGTCGTCGAGCGGGGCCCGGTGGACCTCGCCGAGGTCGCCGGGCAGGCCATCGACCAGGTGCGCGGCGAGGCCGAGGCCAAGGGCGTGCGGATCCGCGGCGAGCAGAAGCCCGCGGTCGTCCAGGGCAACGGCGTGCTGCTGGAGCGGATCGCGCTCAACCTGGTGCAGAACGCGGTGCGCTACAACGTGGCCGAGGGCGGCTGGGTCGAGGTCACCACGGAGGTGCAGCACGGCCAGGCGGTCCTGGTCGTCTCCAACACGGGCCCGGTCGTGCCGGCGTACGAGATCGACAACCTCTTCGAGCCGTTCCGGCGGCTGCGCACGGAGCGCACGGGCAGCGACAAGGGCGTCGGACTCGGTCTGTCCATCGTCCGGTCGGTCGCCCGGGCGCACGGCGGGCACATCTACGCACAGCCGCGGGAAGGGGGTGGGCTCGTGATGCGAGTCACGCTGCCCGTCTGAGATCATGTCGCCGATCAACTCGGTGGCAAACGGGGATGTTCGCTTTACGCGGAATTTTCGAGATCTCACCGAACGTGCCGCATGTGTGATCGATCACAGGGACGCCTTTCCGGCCATCTACTCTCCGTGATCATGTCTCCTGTCGGAAAGCCGGGAAAATCCCGGTTTTCGGGGGTCGTGATCACGGGAAGTACACGGTGAGACGCCTTTGAAGTGCGGCATTCGGACCGTGTACGGTCCCCATCGCCATCCAAGCCGATCACTCGTGAGGAGTCCGGTTGGGTGTCGATTGAGTAACAGACCTTGATGTGAGGCAAAATCTCCGCCTCAGGTCGGGCACAAGTCCGGCCTCTCACGCGTTACGTGCGCTGGAGACACCGCAGACACCCAGAGGGGGAGAGCGACATGGCAACCGATTACGACACTCCACGCAAGACCGATGACGACGTTGACTCGGACAGTCTCGAAGAGCTGAAGGCTCGGCGGAACGACAAGTCGGCCTCCGCAGTGGACGTCGACGAGTTCGAGGCCGCAGAGGGCCTCGAACTGCCCGGCGCCGATCTCTCGAACGAGGAGCTCGCAGTCCGAGTGCTCCCGAAGCAGCAGGACGAGTTCACCTGCATGAGCTGCTTCCTGGTGCACCACCGCAGCCAGCTGGCCCGGGAGAAGAACGGCCAGCCGATCTGCCGCGACTGCGACTGAGGACGGGTCGGCCGTGACTGGCTCGACCCCTCCCTGGAAGCGCCGCTTCTCCAAACGGAAGGCGGACCAAGGGCCGATCGACGGCCCGAAGCACGGCGCGCGTGACGACGAGCGGGGCTCAACCGGTACGGGGGCGGCCTCGCCCGAACAGGCAGCGGACCGGGATGACCTCCCGGCATCCGTGGACGTCCCCGCACCCGTCGCCCGGCGGACGGCGGGGACGCTCCGGGAGCGGGCCAGGGACAGTGCCCGCAAGGGCTCGGTCCGGGCCCGGGCCGGGCTTGCCCATCTCGCCGACCGGATCATCGAACTGGCCCCGCGCGTCCCCGTACGGGACCTGGCGACGCTCCGCAGGCAGTTCCCGGGCCTGGGGCCCGAAGAGCTCGCGGACAAACTCGTCGCGGGCGCGGCGAAGGCGACGGCGACGGTCGGAGCCGGCATCGGCGCGGCCGCGATGCTTCCCGTGCCGCCCGCGATGCCGACGGAGCTGGCCGCCGAGGTCACCGGCGTCGCGGCGATCGAGCTGAAGCTGATCGCCGAGCTCCACGAGGTCTATGGAGTACGACCGCCCGGCAACCTCAAGCAGCGCAGCACCGCGTACCTCCACTCGTGGTCGGGGGAGCGCGGGATCGACGCGACGAAGCCGTCGACGCTGAGCACGGCGCTGAACAGCCGCATGAAGCGGGACCTGCGGCAGCGGATCATGAAGCGGATGGTCCGCAGCATGCCGAACCTGGTGCCGTTCATGGTGGGCGCCGCCGTCGGGGCGGCGATGAACCGCAGCGAGACGAGAAAGCTCGCCGCCCGGATCCGCGAGGATCTGCGCAGGATCCAGGTGCCCTGGGAGGCCCTGGAGCCACTCCCCGTCCTGGAACGTCCGGCGGACGCCCTGGAGATGGGCGAGATCACCGACGACCCCTTGGGTCGCCATGAGAACGAAAAGCACGACGGCAGACGCGACAAGCGCGACGACGGACACTGAGGCGACGCCGAGACGACGGACCCTGGGGGGCCGCGCCCGCACATGCCGCCGGTCCGCCCCCCCCCGCTGCCGGATGACGCCCCGCGCAGGTGTGCTACGCCGGCCTGGCCGACCTCAGTGCCTCCGCCAGGCGCTCCGGCTCGCGCGTGGAGAGGTACAGGTACGGAGTCGGGTCCTCCGGATCCGTGACCTCCACGCGCAGGGCCGTGGGGATGTAGGCGCGCAGCAGCATGAAGGCGCGCGGGTCGGCCTTGTAGGTGCGCCAGGCACGGGTTTCCTCCCCGTCCAGGACCTCGGCCTCGCCCAGGGCCGCCACCGGGATCTTCGCCTCGCCCGCGATCAGTGA
This region of Streptomyces caelestis genomic DNA includes:
- a CDS encoding sensor histidine kinase, which gives rise to MAATPAPPQAPPKPTWDPRRPAPPFPWLRPTIRIRLTLLYGGMFLIAGILLLSIIYLLAAEALNVGSELPFKIVEGKVTSDICNLPDQASPAEFNNAMNACVNEQRRHALDNLLSRSLLALLGLAVIAFAFGYAMAGRVLSPLGRITRTARAVAGSDLSRRIELDGPDDELKELADTFDDMLERLQRAFTAQQRFVGNASHELRTPLAINRTLLEVHLSDPNAPVELQQLGKTLLATNERSEQLVEGLLLLARSDNQVVERGPVDLAEVAGQAIDQVRGEAEAKGVRIRGEQKPAVVQGNGVLLERIALNLVQNAVRYNVAEGGWVEVTTEVQHGQAVLVVSNTGPVVPAYEIDNLFEPFRRLRTERTGSDKGVGLGLSIVRSVARAHGGHIYAQPREGGGLVMRVTLPV
- a CDS encoding DUF4193 domain-containing protein, producing MATDYDTPRKTDDDVDSDSLEELKARRNDKSASAVDVDEFEAAEGLELPGADLSNEELAVRVLPKQQDEFTCMSCFLVHHRSQLAREKNGQPICRDCD
- a CDS encoding DUF3093 domain-containing protein — protein: MQLSAAPYEERLTAPRSWWLISFLVGVSMALVLLPFGTLPMLGGLAGGTAVAAVAASSYGSVRIRVVGDSLIAGEAKIPVAALGEAEVLDGEETRAWRTYKADPRAFMLLRAYIPTALRVEVTDPEDPTPYLYLSTREPERLAEALRSARPA